The following proteins are encoded in a genomic region of Brachypodium distachyon strain Bd21 chromosome 1, Brachypodium_distachyon_v3.0, whole genome shotgun sequence:
- the LOC100828154 gene encoding protein CIA1, with protein MDNGGAAELRETHCLKGHADRAWSLAWNPSPGAGAGPVLASCGGDKTVRIWKRAPDGTWHCSDVLEDTHNRTVRSCAWSPDGKLLATSSFDATTAIWEYSGGDFECVATLEGHENEVKSASWSQSGSLLATCSRDKAVWIWEMHPGNEYECVAVLQGHTQDVKMVQWHPVLDVLVSVSYDNSIRVWADDGDDEWHCVQTLTEAGNCGHSSTVWSISFNQNGDRMVTCSDDCTLKIWDTSIDLSQPKTGEGHESWRHLSTLTGYHDRTIFSAHWSSEDVIASGAGDDAICLFVEEKSSMVEGPSYRLILKKEKAHDMDVNCVRWCPQDPRMLASASDDGTVKLWELGGSVLD; from the exons ATGGAcaacggcggcgcggcggagctgCGCGAGACCCACTGCCTGAAGGGCCACGCCGACCGCGCGTGGTCACTCGCCTGGAACCCctcccccggcgccggcgccggccccgTCCTCGCCTCCTGCGGCGGAGACAAGACCGTCCGGATCTGGAAGCGCGCTCCCGACGGCACCTGGCACTGCTCG GATGTGCTCGAAGACACGCACAACCGCACAGTGAGGTCATGTGCTTGGTCCCCTGACGGGAAGCTCTTGGCGACCTCTAGCTTCGACGCCACAACCGCGATATGGGAGTACAGCGGCGGGGACTTTGAGTGTGTCGCCACATTGgag GGGCATGAGAATGAAGTGAAGAGCGCGTCGTGGAGCCAGTCAGGATCGCTGCTTGCGACGTGCAGCCGAGACAAGGCTGTGTGGATATGGGAGATGCATCCAGGGAACGAGTACGAATGTGTAGCGGTGTTGCAGGGGCATACTCAGGATGTGAAGATGGTCCAGTGGCACCCGGTCCTTGATGTTCTGGTTTCTGTCAGCTATGACAATTCTATCAGG GTCTGGGCTGATGATGGCGATGACGAGTGGCATTGCGTACAGACATTGACAGAAGCCGGTAACTG TGGTCATTCCTCAACAGTATGGTCAATATCTTTTAACCAGAATGGTGATAGGATGGTCACATGCAG TGACGACTGTACTTTGAAAATATGGGACACAAGTATTGATTTGTCACAGCCAAAAACTGGAGAAGGTCATGAATCTTG GCGACATCTTTCTACTCTAACTGGATATCATGATCGCACTATTTTTTCAGCCCATTGGTCAAG CGAGGATGTTATAGCCAGTGGGGCTGGTGACGATGCAATATGCTTATTTGTTGAGGAGAAGAGTAGCATG GTTGAGGGGCCTTCCTACAGATTAATattgaagaaagagaaggctCATGACATGGATGTAAATTGTGTCAGATGGTGCCCTCAG GACCCGAGGATGTTAGCATCTGCAAGCGATGATGGCACGGTGAAATTGTGGGAACTGGGAGGCAGTGTACTGGATTAA